The sequence CACTAGACATCGGATTAATTTGTTCAATCCCAAAGACAAACCAAAGCTTTGAAACGTTAAAACTCTCGAAAGATCCCTTGCAGCTTGTCGTCTACAAAGACCACCACTTAGCTTCACAAACAAAGATTCACTTCTCTACTTTAGCAACGGAATCATTTATCTTATATCGTGAAGACTTTTCTCTTCACGATACGATCATCGAGCAATGTTTGCAGAATGGCTTCCAACCACAAATTATCTGCGAAAGCTCACAACGCGATTTTATGATCGAAATGGTGGCAGCAAAGTTAGGTATTGCCCTACTCCCGAGTAAAGTCTGTGAACAAATTACGAATAAGCATATTCGAGTTATCCCCTTAAGCGATACAGACTTACATTTAGAGTTAGGCCTCGTCTGGAGAAAAGATAAGTACCTCCCATTTGCAGCACGTCAATTAATCGATACTGCACACCACCTGATTTTAACAAAAGAACAAATATAAAAAATGGTAACCCGTCCGATCAATCAAACCCGATCGTGACGGTTTTTTTATAGGTACACCCTAATCTTTTCCACAAAAGACTCTTTACGAATGCGCACCACTCCTTTATACTATATCTGTATTAAACGTTGTAATACAGATGGTACAAGTAATACAGCAGATCCAAGTACATATAAAGGAGGGGTCGAATGTTTGAATTAGATGTACGAAGTCGTAAACCCATCTACGAACAATTGGTTGATAAAGTCAAAGAGTTAGTTGTGACACAAGTGCTTAAACCAGATGAGAAGCTACCTTCCGTTCGGTTGTTATCTAAAGAGCTGACGATCAACCCGAACACGATACAAAAAGCCTATCGTGAATTAGAAAGGCAAGGCTATTTATATTCATCAAACCGGAAAGGGTATTTCGTAGCGCCAATCGAGCTGATCTCAAACGAAGAGAAATTAGAGAAAGAATTAAAGCCACAATTTTATCAATTGCTTCGGGAAGCTATTTATCTAGGTTTAACGGAAGAGGAACTAATCGAATGGTACAAAGATGTGGATAAGGAGGGAATAGAATGATTCAAGTGAAAGGATTAACCAAATCATTTGATGGAGAAAGGGCCGTCCAAAACATTGATTTAACTGTAAAGAAAGGATCGATCTATGGATTGTTAGGCTCAAATGGTGCCGGAAAAACAACACTCCTTAAAATGCTCACAGGTATTTACCGTCCTAATCAAGGGAGTATTCATATTGATGATGCACCTGTTTATGAAAATGATAGTTTAAAGCAGCGGGTAGTGTTTATCCCGGATGCGTTGTATTTTTTCCCGCAATCATCGATTAAACAAATGGCGGCTTATTATCGTCACTTTTATATCAACTGGAATGAAGAACGTTTTAAAAAGCTTGAGCAAGTGTTTCAAATTGATCCAAAAAAGAAGATTCATCGCCTCTCAAAAGGGATGCAGCGACAAGTCGCGTTTTGGTTAGCGTTATCTTGTATGCCTGATGTATTGATTCTTGATGAACCAATTGATGGCCTCGATCCGGTAATGCGCAAAAAGATTAAAAATTTGTTGTTTCAGGATGTCGCTGAACGAGAAATGACGGTACTAATTTCTTCGCATAATTTAAGAGAAATTGAAGATATCTGTGACCATATCGGGATTATGCATCACGGGAAGCTCGTCATTGAAAAAGAATTAGATGACCTAAAGGCTGATACACAAAAAATCCAAGTTGCCCTGCAACACCCAGATGATGAACAAGAGCTGTTAGCACAACTGGAGGTCCTACACCGTGAAAAACGAGGGAGTGTCTCCCTACTTATTGTTAGAGGGCATCAGGATGATATTAACGACACAGTAAAACCATATCAGCCGGTCATTTTTGATAGCTTACCACTAACACTAGAAGAAATATTTATCTATGAAATGGAGGGACACGGCTATGAAATCGAAAACATCCTTCTATAATGGCGGAATCATCAGGCAAAACGTTAAACAACATGGTTGGATTAGTCTAATTTATTTTACCGTTCTTATTTTTGCATTACCACTCCAGATGATCATGATTGATACAGAGCTGCACCAACACCGGTTTAATCATCTCGATGATTTTTTTAGTTTTGCAGGACCTTTACAAACGTTAGCTGTCAGTATCATACCGATATTAACTGGGATATTCATCTTCCGTTATTTACACGTTAAGGTTGCTGCTGATATGGCCCATAGCCTCCCATTACGCAGAGGCTCATTATTTACCAACCATTATTTAAGCGGGCTTTTCATGTTACTTATCCCTGTATGGACAACCGCAATCATCACAAACTTAGTACGTTCGATTGTCTCATACGGAGACCAGCTCACAGCAAGTGATCTCATCACGTGGGCCGTAACAATGACACTATTTACGATCTTCTTTTACTCATGCTCCGTTCTCGTCGGTATGATGACAGGGATCAGCGTGATTCAAGGGATCCTCACTTATATTTTACTAGTTTTACCGCTCGGACTAATTACGTTAATGAGTTTTCATTTACGAATGTTCTTAAATGGGTTCTCAGAGCGATACACAACGAGTATTAACGTTGAAAAATGGTCACCACTGATCCATTTTGCTGAGATTTCTCGCAACGCACTCTCTATTTTTGAGGTGACCATGTACTTCGGTGGTACACTCCTGCTAGTGATCATCGCTTACATTCTATATAAGTTTCGCCATATCGAATCGGCTTCACAAGCGATCGCGATTCAGCCGTTGCGTCCGGTATTCAAATATGGAGTCACATTTTGTTTCATGTTACTGAGCGGCGCATATTTTGAGAGAGGCGATGGGCTCAGCTGGCTCATTTTCGGTTATATCATCGGCTCCTTCATTGGCTATATCATTGCAGAAATGATATTGCAAAAAACATGGCGAATTTTCCAACCAAAAGCTTTCATCGGATATATCGGGTTTGCAGCCGTTACCGTTCTCCTTATTATCGCAATAAGCATGGATATCACTGGCTATGAAACCAGGGTTCCAGAAGCTAGTCAAGTAGAAAGTGTTTATTTCGGTCAAAATATTTTCAATTTGCGTGACGAGCTAGACAAAGACAGCAGTGATGCTTTCATTACGGACGAAGATTATATTGAAAAAGTGATTGCTTTACATGAAACTGCAAGCCAACAACAATCAAATGAACAAGAAAGTCACCAATATGGTAGTAACTACTTTTTCATAGCTTACCAGCTTGAAAATGGAAATCGTCTTGTTCGTGAATATGAGCTTTCACATGAACTAACCAAAGAACAGATTGCACCGGTTCTAGAATCTGAACAATATAAAAACAGTCACTTTCATCTTAAGCAGCTCGAGCGACCAACCGATACGATTACAATTATTGCAAACGAACCAATCAATAAAAGTATAGCCATTATAGATCCTGATGAGATGGCTGAGCTGAAGCAAATTGTAAAAGGTGAGTATATCAACATGAGCTATGACGAAATGATGACAAGTAAAAGAGATTGGGCGACTATCCAACTGTCATTCACTGACACAGACCAAGACCAACTGAACATGCAACGTACAGCATTTCCTTGGAAAAAGTCGTTTTCAACTTTGGAACAATGGTTAGAAGAGAATAATTATCTTGATCAAGCAAGAATACATGCTCATGAGGTTGAGTATCTCGAAGTCGTACAGATTGCCGAGAACGGGGATAGACATATCCATCCAACTCAGGTTTTCAACCTCCCACACGAATATCATATTCTTTCGTCTACACAAATCGTTGATGAACAGGAAATAGACGCGGCACTACAAGTATATAGTGACTACACAGAAGGGCAATATTTCCTTAAGTTTGTAACTATTGATGGTACAGAATTTTATGGAATGTTTACATCCGATTCGATCCCCAAGGAGATTTATTCACAATTGTAATCTCACCGTCACAAAAGCGGTGAGACTACAATGACAAGGGAGATAGTAGTGTCAATCGCACAAACACGCAGGGGGATTAACCTCTGCGTGTTTCGGCTTTTTAATGAGATTCCTGGCTCTTTTGTGCTTCATCGCTCTTATGAAGGACATTCCTCTTGCTTTTCTACCTCATTTTGTCCTTCATCAGCTTCATGAAGGACATTCCTCTTGCTTTTCTACCTCATTTTGTCCTTCATCAGCTTCATGAAGGACATTCCCCCTGCTTTTCTACCTCATTTTGTCCTTCATCAGCTTCATGAAGGACATTCCCCCTGCTTTTCTACCTCATTTTGTCCTTCATCAGCTTCATGAAGGACATTCCCCCTGCTTTTCTACCTCATTTTGTCCTTCATCAGCTTCATGAAGGACTTTTCCCCTGCTTTTCTACCTCATTTTGTCCTTCATCAGCTCTATGAAGGACTTTTCTCTCGTGACTATCCTTTTGTCACTATACTCACTTTAATGTCACCCCTCTTTGACTAACTCCCCAATTTAACGAGATTCCCAAACTTCTAATCAAGGAACGTTTAATCCATGGCATCCGATTTTCTATAACAACTGTTGCTCCCTTAGTTCATTCGTATAAAGAATCGCATTAAAGTTAGAGCCAATCGCTTGTAGAACAGCACCAATTGTTGAAATCGGCTGAGCCTCTTCTCCCCGCTCATTCAAACGAAAAACACCAGCAATAGCCTCTAACCCTGCCCCAAGAGCCTGTGTCGCATTTCCTATGGCATAATCATGCTCCCCTTCAAAATGATCAGCCGCTGCACTAATCGACGACCCCATTGACTGAAAGGTATCACCTAGAGCTTCGAGACGAATGTTATCATCACCATTCTCATCAAACGCTTGCAAATAAGCCCCTAATGAGGAGGCTGACGCCCCAACACCATCAATCCAGTTTCCTGTAAAATCAAGCACGTTATCTGTTGCGACCGTTCCAATTAACAAACTCCCGACTGCTTGTAGTCCTTCACCGATAGTAACGAGGAGTTCATTGCTATTTTGTATGCCAGCTAACTCTCTCCCCTCTGCAATCGCAGAGACTATGGTTCCAATTGCATCTAACCAAGCACCACTTAACAGTTTATATTCATCTACTGCCATTGCAACCACCGCCTCTGCTCGTACTCTGTTTGTTTTATTCTATTCATCCTCTTTAATTTCAGTGAGGTTATCAACCTGGTTGCAAAGCTACAAGCATCATTTCCCATAGTATTTTTTTGATAAGTCTAAAAAACCTCACCTTACATCTAACATGTAAGCTGAGGCTTTCTTCCCTTTATAATAACTATCCTTCGGTAACGGCCTTTCCTTGTTCTTTCCGTTCATCTGTATCATCTTCTGGCGCTTCTTTTTTCTTTATAAAAAGAGCTAAAATAAGACCTGCCAATGATAACGCCCCTGCAACAATAAAGGACATATTAACACCATGAACCAGCGCCAAATCAATATCACCAGTCGCTTGCGGGTCGAGTGCTGTCGTTGTCATCACTGTTACTAACACAGCCGTCCCAATTGAACCAGAGACCTGGCGCATCGTATTATTCATTGCTGTACCATGTGGGATCAATACACGTGGCAGTACATTAATGCCTGCTGTTGTGACAGGCATCATTACCATTGATACACCTAACATTCGAACCGCATTTACAACCGTAATATAAGTAAAGGAAGTTGTAGGTGTTAAGTTTGTAAACATAAACGTAGTCACTGTTATCAAGGTCAACCCTATAATCGTCAGTGTACGCGCCCCAATTTTATCGAAAATTCTCCCTGTTATTGGAGACATCAATCCCATAAGTACTGCCCCAGGCAAAATCATTAACCCTGTTTCAAGGGCGGTAAAATGATGCATATCTTGCATATAAATTGGCAGGATCGTCGCACCACCAATCAGTGCAATAAACACAACCATCCCAATAACAGTTGTTAATGTAAACACACCGTATCTAAACACTCGAAATTCCAGAATCGGTTGTTCCAATCGTAATTGACGTCGAATAAACCATATCAATGTGACAACCCCAATGGCGGTAGGTAATATCACCATATAACTGATCCAACTGTGTTCACCAGCATTACTAAAACCAAATAATAAACCACCAAACCCAAGTGAAGACAAGACGATCGATAAGATATCTACCTTAGGGTTTCGCAACGTTGTCACATTTTTCAAGATAAAATAAGCAGCTATCATATCAATAATAGCGACAGGAAAGACAACCCAAAATAAAACAGACCAGTGATAATTTTCAACAATCCATCCTGAAAGTGTCGGTCCAAGAGCGGGAGCAAATGAAATCACGAGCCCTACCATTCCCATTGCCGCTCCCCGTTTCTCAATCGGGAAGACTAACAAAAGGACCGTCTGCATCAGTGGCATCATAATCCCTGCCCCTGCCGCTTGTAACACCCGACCGACCATTAAAAAAGAAAATGTTGGTGCAAGAGCACAGACAAGCGTCCCTAAAGCGAATAATCCCATTGCCACTAAGAATAACTTTCTCGTTGTAAACTTTTCAATTAGAAAGGCGGTAATAGGGATCATTACACCATTTACTAGCATAAAAATTGTCGTCAGCCATTGCCCTGTGTTAGCAGTAATATCAAAATCCCTCATAAAGTGAGGAAGCGCAGTTGTTAGCAAGGTCTGATTTAATATGGCAAGAAAAGCTCCGGTTAACAAAACAGCAACTAGAGGTATCCTTTTTATATTTTCGATTGATTGTTGACTTGTGTCCATCTTTTCAAACCTTCTTTAACTATAAGTTTTATTCTTTTTCGGCTTTTGAATTCTCTACTAGCGCAAGCAGGACTGGTGTTTCTTGTTTAATGTCAATGCGGCGCTCAAGAAAATAACATAATGCTTCAACAATAAACTTTCTGGGCTCGTTAGCTTTTAATTCTTCTTCTAATGAAGCAACTGCTTCTGAGGCTTCCTTCTTCTCCAACGACGTCATTCGAGAACGATCTAATTCTTGTTTAATTTTCCTAAAGACATCTTTAATCATCTGCTCCCTTGACTTTTTTAATGGGATAGATGTAACCGACTCAGATTCACTCATCATTTCAGCACGTAAAGCTGGCTCGACCGTCTTAGGGCCAGCGACAATCATATCAAGTTGTGCAACGAGTACAGCTGCAACCTCCTGTTTATCCAATGGCTTTTTTTCATACATTAGTAGATCAATATACTCTCGTAACGTCCCTTGAAAAAGGAGAGACATATCCCAAACATAAAGATCAACCTGCTCACCATAAGCTTCCCTAAGGCAATCCCGATGCCAATTTAGAAATGTTACTTTTGACTGCTTAATGGCCGAGATGACTTCTAGGTTTTGATGAATAGGGATTGATTTAAAAACTAAATTCAAAAAAGCTCGCACTTTAAGATTCTCGTCTAATTCAACGAATATTTTTTTTTGCAAACGCTCTTTCTTTGACAAACTTGTCACGCGATTAATTTCTTCAGATTTTGCAAACATCGTCTCAAGAGTATATTCAAACAATTGAATCAATAAGTCTTCTTTTGACTCAAAATATTTATAAAGAGTTGCTTTAGACATCCCGCAATCTTCGGCAATCTGTTGCATTGATGTAAAAAAGAACCCCTTATGAGAAAAACGTTCGATGGCTACCTTAAAAACTTTCTCTTTCATCTCTTACACACCC comes from Desertibacillus haloalkaliphilus and encodes:
- a CDS encoding LysR family transcriptional regulator produces the protein MDIRQLEYFSAVASHLSFTKASKTLHVSQPSISKAIKNLEDELGVPLFYRSPKRLELTDAGKAVLVNAKHVLEAFEQLTTELTDVIELKKGEINIGIPPIVGATFFSQVVKYFKEQYPHINIKLTEVGTKKIKEGVENGSLDIGLICSIPKTNQSFETLKLSKDPLQLVVYKDHHLASQTKIHFSTLATESFILYREDFSLHDTIIEQCLQNGFQPQIICESSQRDFMIEMVAAKLGIALLPSKVCEQITNKHIRVIPLSDTDLHLELGLVWRKDKYLPFAARQLIDTAHHLILTKEQI
- a CDS encoding GntR family transcriptional regulator, with the translated sequence MFELDVRSRKPIYEQLVDKVKELVVTQVLKPDEKLPSVRLLSKELTINPNTIQKAYRELERQGYLYSSNRKGYFVAPIELISNEEKLEKELKPQFYQLLREAIYLGLTEEELIEWYKDVDKEGIE
- a CDS encoding ABC transporter ATP-binding protein — encoded protein: MIQVKGLTKSFDGERAVQNIDLTVKKGSIYGLLGSNGAGKTTLLKMLTGIYRPNQGSIHIDDAPVYENDSLKQRVVFIPDALYFFPQSSIKQMAAYYRHFYINWNEERFKKLEQVFQIDPKKKIHRLSKGMQRQVAFWLALSCMPDVLILDEPIDGLDPVMRKKIKNLLFQDVAEREMTVLISSHNLREIEDICDHIGIMHHGKLVIEKELDDLKADTQKIQVALQHPDDEQELLAQLEVLHREKRGSVSLLIVRGHQDDINDTVKPYQPVIFDSLPLTLEEIFIYEMEGHGYEIENILL
- a CDS encoding DUF6944 family repetitive protein — its product is MAVDEYKLLSGAWLDAIGTIVSAIAEGRELAGIQNSNELLVTIGEGLQAVGSLLIGTVATDNVLDFTGNWIDGVGASASSLGAYLQAFDENGDDNIRLEALGDTFQSMGSSISAAADHFEGEHDYAIGNATQALGAGLEAIAGVFRLNERGEEAQPISTIGAVLQAIGSNFNAILYTNELREQQLL
- a CDS encoding MDR family MFS transporter translates to MDTSQQSIENIKRIPLVAVLLTGAFLAILNQTLLTTALPHFMRDFDITANTGQWLTTIFMLVNGVMIPITAFLIEKFTTRKLFLVAMGLFALGTLVCALAPTFSFLMVGRVLQAAGAGIMMPLMQTVLLLVFPIEKRGAAMGMVGLVISFAPALGPTLSGWIVENYHWSVLFWVVFPVAIIDMIAAYFILKNVTTLRNPKVDILSIVLSSLGFGGLLFGFSNAGEHSWISYMVILPTAIGVVTLIWFIRRQLRLEQPILEFRVFRYGVFTLTTVIGMVVFIALIGGATILPIYMQDMHHFTALETGLMILPGAVLMGLMSPITGRIFDKIGARTLTIIGLTLITVTTFMFTNLTPTTSFTYITVVNAVRMLGVSMVMMPVTTAGINVLPRVLIPHGTAMNNTMRQVSGSIGTAVLVTVMTTTALDPQATGDIDLALVHGVNMSFIVAGALSLAGLILALFIKKKEAPEDDTDERKEQGKAVTEG
- a CDS encoding TetR/AcrR family transcriptional regulator, which translates into the protein MKEKVFKVAIERFSHKGFFFTSMQQIAEDCGMSKATLYKYFESKEDLLIQLFEYTLETMFAKSEEINRVTSLSKKERLQKKIFVELDENLKVRAFLNLVFKSIPIHQNLEVISAIKQSKVTFLNWHRDCLREAYGEQVDLYVWDMSLLFQGTLREYIDLLMYEKKPLDKQEVAAVLVAQLDMIVAGPKTVEPALRAEMMSESESVTSIPLKKSREQMIKDVFRKIKQELDRSRMTSLEKKEASEAVASLEEELKANEPRKFIVEALCYFLERRIDIKQETPVLLALVENSKAEKE